Proteins encoded by one window of Methanobacterium sp.:
- a CDS encoding CPBP family intramembrane metalloprotease, with product MFKKYKTAFIGYIIMLAITALLPVILNVEKLQSLVIFPIILILVHLTKLSFKELGLTSGTLKDYGTAVLYPLSIAVPIIILAYLTGNLGTISYNAEVPGNVALLFFTTLILAVATEEGFFRGWMFGILEREKVNPQLIILLTAVAFSLWHAPLFFLDPGFASNMGMIPLYLGGGVIAGMIFGLLRYQSGSIIVPSFSHALWNTTTYTLFGVGSGIGLLGIQMTNVFDMERGILGMVFSIILLAALWYFTFIRVKPAESDEKIEAPVSK from the coding sequence ATGTTTAAAAAATATAAAACCGCTTTTATCGGGTATATAATAATGCTGGCCATCACCGCACTATTGCCCGTTATTCTTAATGTTGAAAAGCTTCAATCACTTGTAATATTTCCGATTATTTTAATACTGGTTCATTTAACTAAACTTAGCTTTAAAGAGCTTGGTTTAACTTCAGGAACACTTAAAGACTATGGAACTGCAGTATTATATCCTCTAAGTATTGCTGTTCCCATCATCATACTGGCATATTTAACAGGAAACCTTGGAACAATAAGTTACAACGCTGAAGTCCCTGGAAATGTGGCATTACTATTTTTTACAACACTTATTCTGGCAGTCGCCACTGAAGAAGGATTTTTCAGGGGCTGGATGTTTGGAATACTTGAAAGGGAAAAAGTTAACCCGCAGCTAATCATTCTATTAACTGCGGTTGCCTTCAGTTTATGGCACGCTCCTCTATTCTTCCTAGATCCCGGATTTGCAAGTAATATGGGAATGATCCCCTTATATTTAGGAGGAGGTGTCATTGCAGGAATGATTTTTGGGCTGTTGAGGTACCAATCAGGTTCAATTATTGTACCAAGCTTTTCCCATGCACTATGGAACACTACAACTTATACATTATTTGGAGTGGGCAGCGGCATAGGTTTACTGGGAATTCAAATGACAAATGTCTTTGACATGGAAAGAGGAATCTTAGGAATGGTTTTCAGCATTATACTCCTTGCAGCATTATGGTATTTCACATTCATAAGAGTAAAACCTGCAGAATCAGATGAAAAAATTGAAGCGCCGGTTTCAAAATGA
- a CDS encoding MJ1244 family protein, translated as MKVHLRVFVEIENLGKAMNALTDAGITGFYILEYKGMSPQDWRGFSIKEDPKSAIEMIRHHSQDAILVCSVVDEEMVDKIVESVSDALEGEKFTILEVPIRRIVVGKGKSKEG; from the coding sequence ATGAAAGTTCATCTTAGGGTCTTTGTTGAGATCGAAAATTTAGGAAAAGCTATGAACGCCCTTACAGATGCTGGTATAACAGGTTTTTATATTTTAGAGTATAAAGGAATGTCTCCTCAGGATTGGAGGGGTTTTTCTATAAAGGAAGATCCTAAATCAGCCATAGAAATGATTAGACATCATTCACAGGATGCTATACTTGTTTGCAGCGTTGTAGATGAAGAAATGGTTGATAAGATAGTTGAATCAGTTTCAGATGCTTTAGAAGGCGAAAAATTCACTATACTGGAAGTTCCAATACGTAGAATTGTTGTTGGTAAAGGAAAGAGTAAAGAAGGATAG
- a CDS encoding serine hydrolase domain-containing protein encodes MDKIISEQLEKNNVIGATVVVVKDDKIIFAKGYGYSDPVNKTPVVANQTLFHVGSVSKLFVWTAVMQLVEEGKIDLDANVNTYLTDFKVPDTYPGKPITMRYLMTHTAGFEDTTRGMGVESIDEVESLGNFLKENLPARVRPPGETISYSNHGTALAAHIVEEVSGQSYDDYVEEHIFLPLKMYNTTIKQPGPANLESRTAKSYAYQNGAYIPIESYINMAAAGAIRSTGPDMGHFMIAHLQNGSYENNRILNDSTSKEMKTVQFTADPTNSMCLGFMEHNWNNQTVLGHPGDLGTFANYMLLIPKEDTGVFISYNGEGAKDSRIEFIIKFMDYFYPTIGENTSAESSSKSSDILSGTYKLTKSPYTTIEKYLIQSNIYYNVKLHENGPIYITDGNGQISELIPAEYTLKFKCINGSNWLLGDVFFKTNKDGQITSFSGGNVYIYTYERIPWYEDPSFANTLFYFCILLFASVFIWPIMWLKEKRNTENLLPKKGSQYVLWLAGTAVLLQIAFISGFYFLLNYSDTFNAYYTQLQAPPQLMLLFTIPVIASVFTVGTFICAIFVWKNNYWDLKNRLHYTLVLAALIIFMWWLNFWNLLGYNF; translated from the coding sequence ATGGATAAAATTATTTCTGAACAGCTTGAGAAAAATAATGTCATTGGAGCCACGGTAGTAGTGGTTAAAGATGATAAAATCATTTTTGCAAAGGGTTATGGTTATTCTGATCCTGTTAACAAAACACCAGTTGTAGCTAACCAGACTTTATTCCATGTAGGCTCGGTAAGCAAATTATTTGTCTGGACGGCCGTTATGCAGCTGGTGGAGGAAGGTAAGATTGACCTTGATGCAAATGTAAATACATATCTTACTGATTTTAAAGTCCCTGATACCTACCCTGGGAAACCAATCACCATGCGGTATCTAATGACTCACACCGCTGGTTTCGAGGATACAACACGAGGCATGGGAGTAGAAAGTATAGATGAAGTCGAGTCCCTCGGTAACTTCTTAAAAGAAAATTTACCTGCAAGAGTAAGGCCTCCTGGAGAGACTATTTCATATTCTAATCATGGGACAGCCTTAGCCGCACATATCGTGGAAGAAGTTTCCGGCCAATCCTATGATGATTACGTGGAGGAACACATTTTTTTACCATTGAAAATGTATAATACAACCATTAAACAGCCAGGACCTGCTAATTTAGAATCAAGAACAGCGAAATCATATGCTTATCAGAATGGTGCTTACATCCCCATAGAATCTTATATAAATATGGCAGCCGCAGGCGCAATACGGTCTACCGGACCGGACATGGGACATTTCATGATAGCACATCTTCAGAATGGATCATATGAAAATAATAGAATCCTTAATGATTCCACATCTAAAGAAATGAAAACAGTACAGTTTACTGCTGATCCTACTAACAGCATGTGCCTGGGCTTTATGGAGCATAACTGGAATAACCAGACAGTACTTGGCCATCCCGGCGATTTAGGTACCTTCGCCAATTATATGTTATTAATTCCAAAGGAAGATACCGGCGTATTCATCTCCTACAATGGCGAAGGTGCTAAAGATTCCCGCATAGAATTTATAATAAAATTCATGGATTATTTCTACCCAACTATAGGTGAAAACACTTCCGCAGAAAGTTCATCTAAAAGTTCGGATATATTGTCAGGGACCTATAAACTCACTAAGTCTCCTTATACTACCATAGAAAAGTATTTAATCCAATCAAACATTTATTATAATGTTAAATTGCATGAAAACGGCCCCATATACATTACAGATGGAAACGGTCAAATTTCGGAATTAATACCTGCAGAATATACTCTAAAATTTAAGTGTATTAACGGCTCCAATTGGTTATTGGGCGATGTTTTTTTTAAAACCAATAAAGATGGCCAGATAACCTCTTTTTCAGGAGGAAACGTGTACATCTACACTTATGAACGAATTCCATGGTATGAAGATCCTTCATTTGCCAATACTTTGTTTTACTTTTGTATTTTGTTGTTTGCCTCTGTATTCATATGGCCCATAATGTGGTTAAAAGAAAAAAGAAATACAGAAAACCTCTTACCCAAAAAAGGTTCGCAATATGTCCTTTGGCTAGCAGGAACAGCTGTTTTACTCCAAATAGCTTTTATATCTGGTTTTTACTTCCTCTTAAATTACTCTGACACTTTTAACGCTTATTACACCCAATTACAGGCACCTCCACAATTAATGCTGTTATTTACAATTCCAGTTATTGCAAGCGTGTTCACTGTGGGTACATTTATATGCGCCATTTTTGTCTGGAAAAATAATTACTGGGACTTAAAAAACAGATTACACTATACCTTGGTTCTAGCAGCTTTAATTATCTTCATGTGGTGGTTAAATTTCTGGAATTTGCTTGGCTATAACTTTTAA
- the larC gene encoding nickel pincer cofactor biosynthesis protein LarC gives MVLVLDPQNAGISGNMVLGALIDMNVNVDEVISIIKSYASPFGNIDINISQIQKSGILATYVDIKCEDQNKISYSELIETLDGVNLKTNVNILNFAKKVFHTLAVAESKVHGTSIGRVHFHEVGAADAVADIIGSAYCFYKLGFNTKKVYGMPVALGGGRINSMHGKLSVPAPATLEILKNVPVFGGPVGYELTTPTGAALYVNMVDEFCNFYPLMNSKKIGYGAGSMDLPIPNVFRIISADSSISTDNVSILETNLDNITGEVLGHSFNKFLDAGALDVTIIPILMKKNRPGHLLRVIAKPEDCDKVSEAIIRETGTLGVRVLPYVHRNVVNREIIEIKIEIGGIEKDIQIKVGTIGKEIINYSPEYEDAKKIADEMGIPLKDVMKKANESFKKLLDE, from the coding sequence ATGGTGTTAGTTTTAGACCCTCAAAATGCAGGAATTTCTGGAAACATGGTTTTAGGCGCATTAATAGATATGAATGTAAATGTTGATGAAGTAATTTCAATTATAAAAAGTTATGCATCTCCATTTGGAAATATTGATATTAATATAAGTCAAATTCAAAAATCAGGTATTCTGGCAACGTATGTAGATATTAAATGCGAGGATCAAAATAAAATTAGCTACAGTGAGTTAATTGAAACATTAGATGGGGTCAACCTCAAAACCAATGTTAATATCTTAAATTTTGCAAAAAAGGTGTTTCATACCCTTGCCGTTGCTGAATCAAAGGTTCATGGCACATCAATAGGTAGGGTTCATTTTCATGAAGTTGGAGCTGCCGATGCAGTTGCAGATATTATTGGATCGGCATATTGTTTTTACAAACTTGGATTCAACACCAAAAAAGTTTATGGAATGCCTGTTGCACTTGGAGGGGGTAGAATTAACAGCATGCATGGAAAACTCAGTGTTCCGGCCCCTGCAACCCTTGAAATATTAAAAAATGTTCCTGTATTCGGCGGACCTGTAGGTTATGAACTTACAACACCTACAGGGGCTGCGCTATATGTTAATATGGTTGATGAGTTCTGCAATTTTTATCCATTGATGAACAGTAAGAAGATTGGATATGGTGCAGGAAGTATGGATCTGCCTATTCCTAATGTTTTCAGGATTATATCAGCTGATTCAAGCATTTCTACTGATAATGTCAGTATTTTGGAAACCAATCTTGACAACATCACAGGAGAAGTGTTGGGACATTCATTTAATAAATTTTTAGATGCCGGAGCATTAGATGTCACAATTATTCCGATTTTAATGAAAAAAAATAGGCCAGGACACCTTCTAAGGGTAATTGCTAAACCTGAAGACTGTGATAAGGTTTCTGAAGCTATAATCAGGGAAACTGGAACCCTTGGGGTACGGGTGTTACCTTATGTTCATAGAAATGTGGTTAATAGAGAAATTATTGAGATAAAAATTGAAATTGGTGGAATAGAAAAGGATATACAGATTAAAGTTGGAACTATTGGCAAGGAAATAATAAATTATAGTCCAGAATATGAAGATGCAAAAAAAATAGCTGATGAGATGGGAATACCCCTAAAAGATGTCATGAAAAAGGCTAATGAGTCATTTAAAAAGCTTTTGGATGAATAA
- a CDS encoding fumarate hydratase C-terminal domain-containing protein, giving the protein MKVINMPVTDDVIRDLDVGDKIFIHGKIFTGRDAALPRLVKSLKHGKKLIDINGSAIMHTAVSDAGISPTTSNKEEIEENIPYLAGSGVKIHIGKGALSEKTIEALDKEDSIFVVTPPAAALLTSKVKSKKVAAFAEEGMEAIYELEVVGIPGIVAVAHGKSLY; this is encoded by the coding sequence ATGAAAGTAATTAACATGCCAGTAACTGATGATGTAATTAGGGACCTCGATGTGGGAGATAAGATTTTTATCCATGGTAAAATTTTTACAGGCAGAGATGCTGCACTTCCCAGACTTGTTAAATCACTAAAGCATGGGAAAAAATTAATTGATATCAATGGATCTGCTATAATGCACACAGCAGTGAGCGATGCAGGAATATCACCCACAACAAGTAATAAAGAAGAGATTGAAGAAAACATTCCCTATCTGGCAGGATCAGGAGTTAAAATTCATATTGGTAAGGGAGCTTTAAGCGAAAAAACCATTGAAGCACTGGATAAAGAGGATTCTATTTTTGTTGTTACTCCACCGGCTGCAGCACTTCTTACAAGCAAAGTTAAATCAAAGAAAGTAGCTGCATTTGCTGAAGAGGGAATGGAAGCGATTTATGAGTTGGAAGTGGTTGGAATTCCTGGAATTGTGGCTGTTGCTCATGGAAAATCTTTATATTGA
- the queC gene encoding 7-cyano-7-deazaguanine synthase QueC, with protein sequence MDEKPKAISVLSGGLDSTVATAYFNDKYEIHAITFDYGQRSARMEIESSRAICDFFGIQNTVIELPWLKRLGKSALTSAAEIPKLKAEQLDDKEICDETARKVWVPGRNVVFTAIATSFAEAEDAEIIIVGWDLEEAVTFPDNSKEFLNAFNNVLEIGTFEYLEIKAPLIELNKNEIVKLGDKINAPMNLSYSCYLGEKEHCGVCESCMRRRRAFKEAKIIDNTNYIN encoded by the coding sequence ATGGATGAAAAGCCAAAAGCAATATCTGTTCTCTCAGGAGGACTCGATTCAACAGTAGCAACAGCATATTTCAATGATAAATATGAAATTCATGCTATAACATTTGATTATGGTCAGAGAAGCGCTAGAATGGAAATAGAATCATCAAGAGCAATATGCGATTTTTTCGGGATTCAAAATACAGTAATAGAACTCCCATGGCTTAAAAGGCTTGGAAAATCAGCATTAACATCTGCTGCTGAGATTCCAAAACTTAAAGCAGAACAGCTGGATGATAAAGAAATTTGCGATGAAACAGCCAGAAAAGTGTGGGTCCCAGGACGAAATGTGGTATTTACAGCCATAGCTACTTCATTTGCAGAAGCAGAAGATGCTGAAATAATAATTGTTGGATGGGATCTTGAAGAAGCTGTTACATTCCCTGATAACTCAAAAGAATTCTTAAATGCATTTAATAATGTTTTAGAAATAGGAACATTTGAATATTTGGAAATTAAAGCTCCACTTATAGAGTTAAATAAAAATGAAATTGTTAAGCTGGGCGATAAAATTAATGCACCAATGAATTTAAGCTATTCATGCTATTTAGGTGAAAAAGAGCATTGTGGTGTTTGTGAATCATGTATGAGGCGAAGAAGAGCTTTTAAGGAAGCTAAAATTATAGATAATACTAATTATATTAATTAA
- a CDS encoding response regulator has product MENEAINKPVEILLIEDNPADARLVFEVLKDSKIKNKMHVIEDGVTAMDYLHQEGKYKDRSRPDIILLDLNLPKKDGREVLKEIKEDPKLKCIPVVILTTSSTKEDINQAYSNHANCFITKPVDFDQFLKVVKSIEDFWLTGVRLP; this is encoded by the coding sequence ATGGAAAATGAAGCCATTAATAAACCAGTTGAAATTCTGCTTATAGAAGATAACCCTGCTGATGCACGTCTTGTATTTGAGGTCTTAAAGGATTCTAAAATCAAAAATAAGATGCATGTAATTGAAGATGGAGTTACTGCAATGGATTATCTTCATCAAGAGGGAAAATACAAAGACCGTTCTCGTCCAGATATTATACTGCTTGATTTGAACCTTCCTAAAAAGGATGGTCGTGAAGTTTTAAAAGAAATTAAGGAAGATCCTAAACTTAAATGTATACCTGTAGTTATTTTAACCACATCAAGCACTAAAGAAGATATAAATCAGGCTTACAGTAATCATGCTAATTGTTTTATCACAAAACCCGTAGATTTTGATCAGTTTCTAAAAGTAGTGAAATCTATTGAAGATTTCTGGCTTACGGGCGTTAGATTACCTTAA
- the cobS gene encoding adenosylcobinamide-GDP ribazoletransferase: MDNKENSPSYPFKGIMGLISFSTILPLNIHTTIEEMAAFTWFWPIIGGLIGILTGGIGYLSLNILHLPSLITAALVYSFAIWFTGFHHLDGLIDMGDGLMVHGDHEKKIKVMRDMSIGTGGISLFFIIALITFSAINAIPANLIVSVLLISEIAAKIGLISCATFSKPFPNGTGKFFIESMNIPLIILSLLLTSIIGFIAIDIVGILGIIGGLTGGCIIALVARKHFKYATGDILGASNEIGRTASLIVMIIALINF; this comes from the coding sequence ATGGATAATAAAGAAAATTCACCTTCTTACCCTTTTAAAGGAATAATGGGATTAATTTCATTCTCTACAATTTTACCCCTAAATATTCACACAACCATCGAAGAAATGGCCGCATTCACATGGTTCTGGCCAATTATTGGTGGCTTAATTGGTATACTGACAGGTGGCATTGGCTACTTATCTTTAAACATACTCCATCTACCCTCACTAATTACAGCTGCATTAGTTTACAGTTTTGCAATATGGTTCACCGGTTTCCATCATCTGGATGGCCTTATAGACATGGGCGATGGATTAATGGTTCATGGAGACCATGAAAAAAAGATAAAAGTAATGAGAGACATGTCAATCGGTACAGGGGGTATTTCACTCTTCTTTATAATAGCTCTAATTACATTTTCTGCAATTAATGCCATTCCTGCAAACTTAATAGTTTCAGTACTCCTAATATCAGAAATAGCTGCAAAAATAGGTTTAATATCCTGTGCAACCTTTTCAAAGCCTTTTCCAAACGGCACTGGTAAATTTTTTATAGAATCAATGAACATACCCCTCATAATATTATCCCTACTATTAACTTCAATAATTGGATTTATAGCCATAGATATTGTTGGAATTCTAGGAATAATCGGAGGATTAACTGGAGGATGTATCATAGCTTTAGTGGCCAGAAAACATTTTAAATATGCAACAGGAGATATTTTAGGAGCTTCAAATGAAATAGGGCGAACAGCATCACTTATAGTGATGATTATTGCCTTAATTAATTTTTAA
- the upp gene encoding uracil phosphoribosyltransferase, with product MLKIIDHTIVQENLTRIRDKNIDRVQFRSGIIEIGRLFAYEFANTLEKEHVSVETPLGTAKGIKIKDMKDIVVVSVLRAAIPLVEGISKVFKEAEYGVIGAWRSEEPPFKAKMEYIKLPDLENKIVIVADPMLATGGTMNSILDEIKKRGKPKRLVIFNIISAEPGIEKIFKNHMDVEIYTCSVDQKLNKDGYIIPGLGDVGDICFGRPCL from the coding sequence ATGTTAAAAATAATTGATCATACCATTGTACAGGAAAATCTCACCAGAATAAGGGATAAAAATATAGATCGCGTTCAATTTCGGTCTGGAATTATTGAAATTGGAAGATTATTTGCATATGAATTTGCAAATACTTTAGAAAAAGAACATGTATCAGTAGAAACACCCCTTGGAACTGCTAAAGGGATTAAAATAAAAGATATGAAAGATATTGTGGTAGTAAGCGTTTTAAGGGCTGCAATTCCATTAGTTGAAGGAATATCCAAAGTATTTAAGGAAGCAGAATATGGGGTTATTGGGGCGTGGAGAAGCGAAGAACCTCCTTTTAAGGCAAAAATGGAGTATATAAAACTGCCTGATTTAGAAAATAAAATCGTGATAGTTGCAGATCCAATGCTTGCAACAGGAGGTACCATGAACTCAATTTTAGATGAAATTAAAAAAAGGGGTAAACCCAAAAGGCTTGTAATTTTTAATATCATATCTGCAGAACCGGGAATAGAAAAAATATTTAAAAATCACATGGATGTTGAAATCTATACCTGTTCAGTTGACCAAAAACTCAATAAAGACGGATATATTATCCCTGGTCTTGGAGATGTTGGAGATATATGTTTTGGAAGGCCTTGTTTATAA
- the mfnA gene encoding tyrosine decarboxylase MfnA: protein MDRKGITKQEISERLKEFKREDMTYKSGRILGSMCTCPHEVGVEAYYMFLESNLGDSGLFEGTKQMEKEVIRMLGTLLGKEDVCGHIITGGTEANIMAMRAARNSSNVEDPEIIIPRSAHFSFKKAADMLRLKIREAELDENYCVDIESVKGLISDKTVAIVGIAGTTELGVIDPIEELSKLCIEKNIYLHVDAAFGGFSIPFLKENGYNLSEFDFSLEGVSSITIDPHKMGLAPIPTGCILFRDRSYLKSISTETPYLTEKEQSTIVGTRTGASSAAAWALLKYFGRDGYTEIAQKCMEVTEFLAEGIKKSGFKLIREPELNIVAFKSDKILIDDIVREIEDKGWAVSVSSYPEAIRIVVMPHIKIEHAREFLDALNEIHSKLTSDGLPQDSEKKAYLKLVDKTIQDE, encoded by the coding sequence ATGGATAGAAAAGGAATCACAAAACAGGAAATATCTGAAAGACTTAAAGAATTTAAAAGAGAGGACATGACCTATAAATCTGGCAGAATATTAGGTTCAATGTGCACATGTCCCCATGAAGTTGGTGTAGAAGCTTATTATATGTTTTTAGAGTCCAATTTAGGTGATTCTGGCCTTTTTGAAGGTACCAAGCAGATGGAAAAAGAGGTAATAAGGATGCTTGGGACTCTTCTCGGTAAAGAAGATGTCTGTGGACATATAATAACTGGAGGTACAGAAGCAAACATAATGGCTATGCGGGCAGCAAGAAATTCAAGTAATGTGGAAGACCCTGAGATAATAATCCCTAGATCTGCCCATTTTTCCTTTAAAAAAGCGGCAGATATGTTACGTTTGAAGATCAGGGAAGCTGAACTTGATGAAAATTACTGTGTGGATATAGAATCTGTTAAAGGGCTTATATCTGATAAAACTGTTGCTATTGTGGGTATTGCTGGAACTACTGAACTTGGCGTAATTGATCCAATAGAAGAGCTTTCAAAGCTTTGTATAGAAAAGAATATTTATTTGCATGTGGATGCAGCATTTGGTGGATTTTCAATCCCATTTTTAAAAGAAAATGGTTATAATCTCTCTGAATTTGATTTTTCACTTGAAGGTGTGTCTTCAATTACTATTGATCCCCATAAGATGGGTCTTGCACCAATTCCAACAGGATGCATTTTATTTAGAGACAGAAGTTATCTTAAAAGTATAAGCACAGAAACTCCTTATTTAACAGAAAAAGAACAGTCAACAATTGTAGGTACAAGAACAGGGGCATCATCAGCAGCTGCATGGGCTCTTCTTAAATATTTTGGAAGAGATGGTTATACAGAAATTGCCCAAAAATGCATGGAAGTAACTGAATTTTTAGCGGAAGGTATTAAAAAATCAGGATTTAAATTGATCAGGGAACCTGAATTAAATATTGTGGCATTTAAATCAGATAAAATACTAATTGATGATATTGTGAGGGAAATTGAAGATAAAGGATGGGCTGTATCAGTTTCATCTTATCCTGAAGCTATAAGAATTGTGGTAATGCCCCACATAAAGATTGAACATGCAAGAGAATTCTTGGATGCCCTTAATGAAATTCATTCAAAGCTCACATCAGATGGGTTGCCTCAAGATAGTGAAAAAAAGGCTTATTTAAAATTAGTTGACAAAACAATACAGGACGAATGA
- a CDS encoding phosphatidylglycerophosphatase A yields MNTKICMDDVNIITCKNTFIIQRNKEFFVFGNSITNNGFYNAKTLIDHFIENRIHVNQKEYVQKLLENKEILGPAAVIITNTPQYTVKTLNHVTAVISADISDINGAEEGITVDKGSINIILIINKNLSRELLIKSYSWAIEAKVAALWDLDIRSHEYDLATGNECDSLIVACTGESNEKVDEKELRALIGKCVRKATKQSILNCGYSKSVLDYIEEIGIKIEDLVEAGMELCVGVEKSEELYEKLHKQILRSLEDLNVVSFIIAGIRLEEDYKKHRVEGINVDDDPAYLYSDEVFGMSVANQIAGTKAIFNFKRYDEEKPGIIGELGPVLDDIFAGLIAGCMSKIFEE; encoded by the coding sequence ATGAACACAAAAATCTGCATGGATGATGTTAACATTATAACATGTAAAAACACTTTTATAATTCAAAGAAATAAGGAATTTTTCGTATTTGGAAATTCAATTACCAATAATGGCTTTTATAATGCTAAAACACTGATAGATCATTTTATTGAAAATAGAATACATGTAAATCAAAAAGAATATGTTCAAAAACTCCTAGAAAACAAAGAAATACTTGGACCTGCAGCAGTAATTATAACGAACACCCCGCAGTATACTGTTAAAACTTTAAATCATGTGACTGCAGTGATTTCAGCCGATATTTCAGACATTAATGGCGCTGAAGAAGGAATTACGGTTGATAAGGGATCAATAAACATAATCTTGATTATAAACAAAAATTTAAGCCGTGAATTACTTATTAAATCGTATTCATGGGCAATTGAAGCAAAAGTAGCTGCTTTATGGGATTTGGATATTAGAAGTCATGAATATGATTTAGCCACAGGTAATGAATGTGATTCTTTAATTGTAGCATGTACTGGAGAAAGTAATGAAAAAGTTGATGAAAAAGAACTTCGAGCATTAATCGGGAAATGTGTAAGGAAAGCAACAAAGCAATCCATCTTAAACTGCGGTTATTCAAAGAGTGTTTTGGATTATATCGAAGAGATAGGGATTAAAATAGAAGATCTGGTTGAAGCAGGGATGGAACTTTGTGTTGGAGTTGAAAAAAGTGAAGAACTTTATGAAAAGCTCCACAAACAAATTCTTAGATCATTAGAAGATTTAAATGTCGTATCATTCATAATTGCAGGGATAAGGCTTGAAGAAGATTATAAAAAGCATAGGGTAGAAGGAATAAATGTAGATGATGATCCTGCCTATTTATACTCAGATGAAGTGTTTGGTATGTCTGTAGCCAATCAAATCGCTGGAACCAAGGCAATATTCAACTTTAAAAGGTATGATGAGGAAAAACCAGGTATCATAGGAGAGCTTGGCCCTGTGCTGGACGATATTTTTGCTGGGCTTATTGCTGGATGCATGTCAAAGATTTTTGAGGAATAA
- a CDS encoding tRNA (cytidine(56)-2'-O)-methyltransferase, producing MKINVLRLDHRQKRDARITTHVCLTARAFGADKVILSGDEDTKLMKNVRDVVKRWGGDFKVDYKKNYDNLIDEWKNNGGEVIHLTMYGSQIQEVVDDIRDSPKDKLVVVGGARVPTKVYKQADWNVSITTQPHSEVSSLAVFLHMLFEGKELDKEFEGGKMKVIPTAEGKRVIINDSK from the coding sequence GTGAAAATCAATGTATTAAGACTCGATCACAGACAAAAAAGAGATGCACGAATTACAACCCATGTTTGTTTAACAGCAAGAGCTTTCGGCGCAGATAAAGTGATATTAAGTGGAGATGAAGACACCAAACTAATGAAAAACGTTAGAGATGTTGTTAAACGATGGGGTGGTGACTTTAAAGTTGACTACAAAAAAAATTATGATAATTTAATAGATGAATGGAAAAATAATGGCGGTGAAGTAATACACCTTACAATGTACGGCTCACAGATTCAGGAAGTAGTGGATGATATTAGAGATTCACCAAAAGACAAGCTTGTTGTGGTTGGCGGGGCACGAGTCCCAACTAAAGTATATAAACAGGCAGATTGGAATGTTTCAATTACAACACAACCCCATTCTGAGGTTTCATCCCTTGCAGTGTTTTTACACATGCTATTTGAAGGAAAAGAGCTGGATAAAGAATTTGAAGGCGGAAAAATGAAGGTTATACCTACTGCAGAGGGTAAAAGAGTTATAATAAATGATTCAAAATGA